The following are encoded in a window of Kitasatospora sp. NBC_01250 genomic DNA:
- a CDS encoding signal recognition particle, translating to MRDRSNWHRSLIPALKDVWPADLRSFSPGDLLDVECGLHLLTSVIPTRPASDAWTLFGGYPYSEAFGDVRTDAQRLKIQRARHYLWDMRRRRAWREAVQRYLQVPQELRGYDLASLDSVPERRSPARAAKRFAVYEQLLTSPPSFERKPLPLAQAGEYWFRVRDRRHSVTFTSDLVPGPDPRPHDLDSLPPEAGRLLEVTWTELEDAAAEMDTIEAAAPTGKLHEWAKRLGRVKLLVRDEAAGEFTTSTVLRIDKLLNLVGMVGAGKSTVRDILAFWAATRTGRRITIVVGDVAETLTVVEQFNRLGVTAAPILGHSTRERNIQRLHRRTATAGAATMLAHDSPGFSYLSSACPLDALRGLEATQPLRIGEAPCLSLYPVAKTNAQHLTSDLEALGVEAAKPHTTTARKKGEDKPPTRHACPLWTQCPRHHGARALVDAQIWVATPAGLVHSGIPQHLHAERLRYLELACRMSDLVIVDEADRVQMQLDTAFAPATTLVGRSPNSWLDEVAGHKITELARQGRLQLSAREVDDWSNAVNSVSSATDRLYALLIRDAPLRKWITEDYFSALTLHQWLIGAWFPELRQDAEAETGSQALPSGVTREQREATRGRVGRILDLFRDEPLQEQRGADLDPDVTAAANSLVHLTLELLHAPLESTTRDRLRAALLELLDNDPLVVKDLDTHATRFEFTLLLAALHHRLDFMTVLWPRVEAALNLESTSNVLSRRPPKDYEPVIPESPMGNVLGFQFQLGDRNRDGDQSGELRFFRCSGVGRELMLSLAELPAVDDRPGPKVLLMSATSWAGTSSRYHVHAPVGAILRPNDEEVEAVLRSEFRKEFLYWPGTSKALRLSGSALEDRPQVLTQMLHQLAVPDRSLTGSASLLDLELADIEDPDRRRILLLVGSYAEAKRAAEYLNAVPEWTGRVTLLVSDDADLDNAWTAMPRDPAVRTLRRGDVASFAKTGGEILVAPLLAVERGHNIVVPGGKAAIGSVYFLARPHPRPDDIALAIQAINDWAVKQVRGPGREFRQAALAAGSPDLAGLAFRRSARKKWNRFLTRQVSWTSLPAAEKTAFTWDQLVVMWQVIGRLVRGGVPARVVFVDAAFSPREAGLNAVDTPTTGLLASMCELLAPYFNDQSTVPAIERSLVKALYEPLYRALADMD from the coding sequence ATGCGTGATCGCAGCAACTGGCACCGAAGCCTCATTCCCGCATTGAAGGACGTGTGGCCGGCTGACCTCCGATCCTTCTCCCCCGGTGACCTGCTGGACGTCGAATGCGGCCTGCATCTGCTGACAAGCGTCATACCGACGCGGCCGGCCTCCGACGCCTGGACCCTGTTCGGCGGCTACCCCTACAGCGAAGCCTTCGGGGACGTGCGCACCGACGCTCAACGGCTCAAAATCCAGCGAGCCCGGCACTACCTCTGGGACATGCGCCGTCGCCGAGCCTGGCGAGAGGCAGTCCAGAGGTACCTCCAGGTGCCTCAGGAGCTTCGCGGTTACGATCTCGCAAGTCTCGATTCCGTACCTGAGCGGCGGTCACCAGCGCGGGCTGCCAAACGCTTCGCTGTGTACGAGCAGTTGCTCACCTCACCGCCTTCCTTCGAACGCAAGCCGCTGCCACTCGCCCAAGCTGGTGAGTACTGGTTTCGGGTACGCGACCGCAGGCACTCCGTCACCTTCACCTCAGACCTGGTACCCGGACCCGACCCGCGCCCGCATGATCTCGACTCGCTCCCGCCAGAGGCCGGCAGGCTGCTGGAAGTCACCTGGACAGAGCTGGAGGACGCCGCTGCTGAAATGGACACCATCGAGGCAGCCGCCCCGACCGGCAAACTCCACGAGTGGGCCAAGCGGCTCGGGCGGGTGAAGCTCCTTGTACGCGACGAAGCTGCTGGGGAGTTCACCACCAGTACGGTCCTGCGCATCGACAAGCTGCTCAATCTGGTCGGCATGGTCGGAGCCGGCAAGTCGACCGTGCGCGACATCCTGGCCTTCTGGGCCGCCACCCGGACCGGCCGACGGATCACCATCGTGGTCGGGGATGTCGCCGAGACACTCACCGTGGTTGAACAGTTCAACCGCCTCGGGGTAACGGCCGCTCCGATCCTCGGCCATTCGACCCGCGAGCGGAACATCCAGCGCCTGCACCGCCGGACCGCCACTGCCGGGGCCGCGACGATGCTCGCGCACGACAGCCCCGGGTTCAGCTACCTCAGCAGCGCCTGCCCACTCGATGCACTTCGAGGGCTGGAGGCGACACAACCGCTAAGGATCGGCGAGGCACCGTGCCTGTCCCTCTATCCCGTGGCCAAGACCAACGCGCAGCACCTCACCTCTGACCTCGAAGCCCTCGGGGTGGAGGCTGCCAAGCCGCACACCACCACGGCCCGGAAGAAGGGCGAGGACAAACCACCGACGCGGCACGCCTGTCCGCTGTGGACCCAGTGTCCCCGACATCACGGAGCCCGTGCCCTGGTCGACGCGCAGATCTGGGTAGCCACTCCGGCCGGCCTGGTTCACAGCGGAATCCCCCAGCATCTGCACGCCGAGCGGCTGCGCTATCTCGAACTGGCCTGCCGGATGAGCGATCTGGTTATCGTGGACGAAGCGGACCGGGTGCAGATGCAGCTGGACACCGCCTTCGCACCCGCGACCACCCTGGTCGGCCGCTCCCCGAACTCGTGGTTGGACGAGGTCGCCGGGCACAAGATCACGGAACTGGCTCGTCAGGGTCGGCTGCAACTATCTGCGCGCGAGGTCGACGACTGGAGTAACGCCGTCAACTCGGTCAGCAGCGCTACAGACCGGCTGTACGCCCTGCTGATCCGAGACGCCCCGTTGCGTAAGTGGATCACTGAGGACTACTTCAGTGCGCTGACCCTGCACCAGTGGCTGATCGGTGCTTGGTTCCCCGAGCTACGGCAGGACGCCGAAGCTGAGACCGGGTCCCAGGCCCTGCCCAGCGGGGTAACGAGGGAGCAGCGGGAGGCCACGAGAGGTCGCGTCGGCCGGATCCTCGATCTCTTCCGGGACGAACCGCTGCAGGAGCAACGGGGTGCAGACCTCGACCCCGATGTCACCGCCGCTGCCAATTCCCTCGTCCATCTCACTCTGGAGCTGCTGCACGCGCCACTGGAGTCCACCACTCGGGACCGGCTGCGAGCCGCGCTGCTGGAACTCCTGGACAACGACCCTCTGGTCGTCAAGGATCTCGACACCCATGCCACCCGGTTCGAGTTCACCCTGCTACTCGCGGCGCTGCACCATCGATTGGACTTCATGACGGTGCTGTGGCCAAGGGTTGAGGCCGCACTGAATCTCGAATCCACCTCCAACGTCTTGTCCCGACGGCCGCCCAAGGACTACGAGCCGGTAATCCCGGAGTCCCCGATGGGCAATGTGCTGGGCTTTCAATTCCAGCTGGGCGACCGCAATCGGGATGGAGACCAGAGTGGTGAGCTGCGGTTCTTCCGGTGCAGCGGAGTCGGCCGAGAGCTGATGCTGAGCCTGGCCGAGCTGCCGGCGGTCGATGACCGCCCCGGGCCCAAAGTGCTGCTCATGTCTGCGACCAGTTGGGCAGGGACTTCGAGCCGCTATCACGTCCATGCTCCGGTCGGCGCGATTCTGCGCCCCAACGACGAGGAGGTCGAGGCCGTCCTCCGCAGCGAGTTCCGAAAGGAGTTTCTCTACTGGCCCGGCACCTCCAAGGCCCTGCGGCTCTCCGGGAGTGCTTTGGAGGACCGCCCGCAGGTTCTCACCCAGATGCTGCACCAACTGGCCGTGCCCGACCGCAGCCTGACCGGCTCGGCCAGTCTGCTCGACTTGGAATTGGCCGACATCGAGGACCCTGACCGCCGCCGGATCCTGCTGCTGGTCGGCAGTTACGCCGAGGCCAAGCGGGCGGCCGAGTACCTGAACGCCGTCCCTGAGTGGACGGGCCGTGTCACCTTGCTCGTCTCGGACGACGCCGACCTCGACAATGCGTGGACCGCCATGCCCAGAGATCCTGCGGTCAGGACGCTGAGGCGCGGCGACGTCGCCTCCTTTGCCAAGACCGGCGGCGAGATCCTGGTAGCACCCCTCCTCGCTGTCGAACGCGGCCACAACATCGTCGTACCTGGAGGCAAGGCGGCAATCGGCAGCGTGTACTTTCTCGCCCGGCCGCACCCTAGGCCCGATGACATCGCGCTGGCGATCCAGGCCATCAACGATTGGGCCGTAAAGCAAGTCCGCGGCCCTGGACGTGAGTTCCGGCAAGCCGCGCTGGCAGCGGGAAGCCCGGATCTCGCCGGGCTGGCCTTTCGCCGCTCGGCCCGCAAGAAATGGAACCGCTTCCTGACCCGCCAGGTCTCCTGGACGAGTCTCCCAGCGGCGGAGAAGACCGCGTTCACCTGGGACCAGCTCGTGGTGATGTGGCAGGTCATCGGCCGTCTTGTACGGGGCGGGGTGCCTGCACGAGTGGTCTTCGTCGATGCAGCGTTCTCTCCTCGTGAGGCTGGCTTGAACGCCGTCGACACGCCCACGACCGGCCTGTTGGCCAGCATGTGCGAGCTCCTTGCCCCGTATTTCAACGACCAGTCCACGGTACCCGCGATCGAGCGCTCCCTCGTCAAGGCCCTCTACGAGCCGCTTTACCGCGCCCTCGCGGATATGGACTGA
- a CDS encoding restriction endonuclease-related protein: MVSPPKAAAASSFFHGENLLRLIATALVQLSRQRGPQDPVYGHAVQSAYNHLVLLCLRCGEPPPDSVPGMVRWAAERTLRDWPLALPTDLEAADGYLVDTVTRMPTQQCFEWAISAPDPAAEEFENQLLREALTTTRAAKEPQAYTAFRKLLITRPVLTGTELALLGADLYLALLHDTIKRSYEPAPASYLHDDQFAECERCHCLLVPVGLGTQRGWRCELDRCQRERHARIGRRLSPALAGGVYQLTRPLRMFITGPGLAETELETALVALNLKPEMWPNFDAYDLRITLPDQQVWAIDVKDRANPALLGRNAQPLRPDPPYDRALLVVPQYRFDEREAYQRIFNHHGPDEIIGRLELLSDSQLLRRVKTELRRIRHRSSEPAAPSQEGPSHA, from the coding sequence ATGGTTAGTCCCCCCAAGGCGGCGGCCGCCTCGTCGTTCTTCCACGGGGAGAACCTACTTCGCCTCATCGCCACCGCTCTGGTGCAGCTGTCTCGGCAACGTGGCCCGCAGGACCCGGTCTACGGGCATGCGGTACAGAGCGCCTACAACCACCTGGTTCTGCTGTGCCTGCGCTGCGGTGAACCGCCTCCCGACAGTGTGCCGGGCATGGTGCGCTGGGCCGCGGAGCGCACTCTGCGCGACTGGCCGCTGGCGCTGCCGACGGATCTGGAAGCGGCTGACGGATACCTTGTCGACACCGTGACCCGCATGCCCACCCAACAGTGCTTCGAGTGGGCGATCTCCGCGCCGGACCCTGCAGCAGAGGAGTTCGAGAACCAGCTGCTCCGCGAGGCGCTGACCACCACTCGGGCTGCAAAGGAACCGCAGGCGTACACCGCCTTCCGGAAGTTGCTGATTACCAGGCCGGTGCTGACCGGGACCGAGCTGGCTCTGCTGGGCGCGGATCTCTACCTCGCACTGCTCCACGACACGATCAAGCGGTCGTACGAGCCGGCGCCAGCCTCGTACCTGCACGACGACCAGTTCGCCGAGTGCGAGCGCTGTCATTGCTTGCTCGTCCCCGTCGGCCTTGGTACTCAGCGTGGCTGGCGGTGCGAGCTCGACCGCTGTCAGCGGGAGCGGCACGCACGGATCGGGCGTCGGCTGTCTCCGGCGCTCGCAGGAGGCGTCTACCAGCTGACCCGGCCGCTACGGATGTTCATCACCGGCCCCGGCCTTGCCGAGACCGAATTGGAGACAGCACTGGTCGCGCTCAATCTCAAGCCCGAGATGTGGCCCAACTTCGATGCGTACGACCTTCGGATCACACTCCCTGACCAGCAGGTCTGGGCCATCGATGTGAAGGACAGAGCCAACCCCGCCCTTCTCGGGCGCAATGCGCAACCGCTACGCCCTGATCCACCCTACGACCGAGCGCTCCTAGTCGTTCCGCAGTACCGCTTCGACGAGCGCGAGGCCTATCAGAGGATCTTCAACCACCACGGACCCGACGAGATCATCGGCCGGCTCGAACTGCTCTCCGACTCCCAACTGCTCCGCCGGGTCAAGACCGAGTTGCGGCGCATCCGGCACCGCTCGTCGGAGCCCGCCGCGCCTTCCCAGGAAGGGCCCAGCCATGCGTGA
- a CDS encoding PD-(D/E)XK nuclease family protein, with protein MRQWLLPPAMAGDPGLVRIGPGTVGDEDYSCPEQQAARARPAVYARAGMRLPKPRLETFTLAPVMAALDRIELHGDSVEAALEFARRGKPAHPGVLTFAEHAVRSYVGRSMSGMRPVPDFWVAQKNNGTLWELYAWGRRYESQDGRRREFVFLRFGEAGARERDRGQIAIAAYATAFGAPARWPQSWSEPFTPNGSATAVEQVRVVEVGLSGGPPLLLFEGTPSQVTAYFADYGRREITEIAAGGLSRPGSPCAGCKLLTSCDALPRIPGLLGISSRRAPLRKVSVSDLRYYGKCPAQAHMSSVHLPRAAEYSDEAKLGQAVHGWLETSHRGRIRAACNGHDVPRGDRDWTGGRWTMTGEWARLGSQMIAHHTDVCPYRDASSITEVELEPALAFHDTAAQTIVIAKPDMIYLQDNSWVWRETKTTQKPRFYHSDLLDEFPQLALALVLLAEGALGGELTGSRVELEVLRPQGQDLLYEDPTDPLRVAKAREVLRKLAEPWRGDEDFEARPGRACQTCPVSRWCPSSPGISPTDEATGATNG; from the coding sequence GTGCGTCAGTGGCTGCTGCCTCCCGCAATGGCAGGCGACCCTGGGTTGGTGCGGATCGGTCCGGGAACGGTCGGCGACGAGGACTACAGCTGTCCGGAGCAGCAAGCCGCCAGGGCCAGGCCCGCTGTCTACGCCAGGGCAGGGATGAGGCTGCCCAAGCCCCGCCTGGAGACCTTCACCCTTGCGCCCGTGATGGCAGCATTGGACCGGATCGAGCTCCACGGAGACAGCGTCGAAGCTGCTCTGGAGTTCGCGCGGCGCGGAAAGCCCGCGCACCCAGGCGTCCTGACCTTCGCGGAACACGCGGTGCGTTCCTATGTCGGCCGCAGCATGTCCGGCATGCGGCCGGTACCCGACTTCTGGGTCGCGCAGAAGAACAACGGCACGCTCTGGGAGCTCTACGCCTGGGGCCGTCGCTACGAGTCGCAGGACGGGCGGCGGCGCGAGTTCGTGTTTCTCCGCTTCGGCGAGGCAGGGGCGCGCGAACGCGATCGCGGACAGATCGCGATCGCCGCCTACGCCACCGCGTTCGGCGCCCCGGCCCGCTGGCCCCAGTCGTGGAGCGAACCGTTCACTCCGAACGGTTCCGCGACCGCGGTCGAACAGGTTCGAGTCGTCGAGGTCGGATTGTCCGGTGGCCCACCGCTGCTCCTGTTCGAGGGAACGCCCTCCCAGGTCACAGCGTATTTCGCCGACTACGGCCGTCGGGAGATCACCGAGATCGCGGCAGGCGGCCTGTCCCGACCCGGTTCCCCCTGTGCCGGTTGCAAGCTCTTGACCTCCTGTGACGCGCTGCCCCGCATCCCAGGCCTCCTTGGCATCAGCAGTCGGAGGGCTCCGCTACGCAAGGTCTCGGTGAGCGATCTGCGGTACTACGGCAAATGCCCAGCTCAGGCGCACATGAGCAGCGTTCACCTGCCTCGTGCGGCCGAGTACAGCGACGAGGCCAAGCTGGGCCAGGCCGTGCACGGTTGGCTGGAGACCAGCCACCGGGGCCGCATCCGGGCCGCATGCAACGGGCATGACGTGCCGAGAGGTGACCGGGACTGGACCGGCGGACGGTGGACGATGACCGGCGAATGGGCCCGGCTCGGCTCGCAGATGATCGCCCATCACACTGATGTCTGCCCCTATCGCGATGCCAGCTCGATCACGGAGGTAGAACTGGAGCCGGCCCTGGCCTTCCACGACACGGCGGCCCAGACCATCGTCATCGCGAAACCCGACATGATCTATCTCCAGGACAACTCCTGGGTATGGCGCGAGACGAAGACCACCCAGAAGCCCCGCTTCTACCACAGCGACCTCCTCGACGAATTCCCGCAACTCGCCTTGGCGTTGGTGCTCCTCGCCGAAGGCGCGCTGGGTGGTGAACTGACAGGCTCCCGCGTCGAACTCGAGGTTCTGCGGCCTCAGGGACAGGACCTCCTGTACGAGGACCCAACCGATCCACTGCGCGTGGCGAAGGCCCGAGAGGTGTTGCGCAAGCTGGCCGAGCCTTGGCGCGGCGACGAGGACTTCGAGGCCCGGCCGGGCCGGGCTTGTCAGACCTGCCCGGTATCCCGGTGGTGCCCGAGCTCTCCCGGCATCTCCCCTACTGACGAAGCGACAGGAGCGACCAATGGTTAG
- a CDS encoding N-6 DNA methylase has product MARERVEVTSADIARIAEVKPTAVSNWRRRHDDFPQPVGGTDRSPRFDLAQVEAWLRGQGKTAVIPAGQRLWQAFDSVRGVMAPDDALGMVGLLLLHLRQHPGVDLPASREGFSRLMQEAEHSFVAGRGVGAGVTDLAARALPFEYGARQLHLLSAAAEAAAADGPAQTFDTLCSRLLEGGPRAGFAATPPGLAQLMVELAGPAEGTMLDLACGSGTLLLAGAEHGYTRVHGQELYPALARLAALRLAFRNAAEAPVSFDIRTNDALRQPEYARGRAAAAVCNPPFAERNWGYDELTHSPSWEYGVPARPESELAWLQQALAHVRHDGAVVMLLPPAVAARPSGRRIRAELLRRGALRAVVSLPPGAAAHYALALQLWVLKRPGQDAPAQRLLMVDAAGREAAGPWRADDAGWATVRGLVMEAWTDFTADPDGFGEREGPASWGGVARAVPVIDLLDEEVDLSPRRHLPLPTVPGISRAQLISKHQRLSAILSELIRQLPEVPSPPTLAPTVVADARTATLDELAKSGALFLRRAAPTAAGRGAEEVAENLIEGRVLTAGDVLRGQTPSKVDQIPADELRNPPIRQGDVLIPTLGDRMVARVATADDAGAYLSPTVYLARVDPSVLDPWFVAGYLSSSDGSRQAERLTSTLGASTRFEPRRVRVPLLPLDTQRAYGDEFRRLAEFNRTLSAAHDLGQQLVRDATDAITAELSGVGDGPCALSFAAEPVRAT; this is encoded by the coding sequence ATGGCGCGCGAACGAGTCGAGGTCACCTCGGCCGACATCGCCCGGATCGCTGAGGTGAAGCCCACCGCAGTGAGCAACTGGCGCCGCCGGCACGACGATTTCCCTCAACCAGTAGGCGGGACCGACCGCAGCCCGCGTTTCGATCTGGCCCAGGTGGAGGCATGGCTCAGGGGACAGGGCAAGACCGCCGTGATCCCGGCAGGGCAGCGCCTTTGGCAGGCCTTCGACTCCGTGCGTGGAGTCATGGCTCCCGATGACGCGCTGGGGATGGTCGGGCTGCTCCTGCTCCATCTGCGACAGCACCCGGGCGTCGACCTTCCCGCGAGCCGGGAGGGCTTCAGTCGGCTGATGCAGGAGGCCGAGCACTCGTTCGTCGCTGGACGCGGAGTGGGAGCTGGTGTTACGGACCTCGCGGCTCGCGCGCTCCCCTTCGAGTACGGTGCTCGACAGCTCCACCTGCTCAGCGCCGCTGCTGAAGCCGCTGCTGCAGATGGTCCGGCGCAGACGTTCGACACGCTCTGCTCTCGTCTCCTCGAGGGAGGCCCTCGGGCTGGCTTCGCGGCGACCCCGCCGGGCCTAGCCCAGCTCATGGTGGAACTCGCGGGTCCAGCCGAAGGAACGATGCTGGACCTCGCCTGCGGAAGTGGAACGCTCCTGCTCGCCGGAGCCGAGCACGGCTACACCCGCGTCCACGGCCAGGAGCTGTATCCGGCGCTGGCTCGACTCGCGGCACTGCGCCTGGCATTCCGCAATGCCGCGGAGGCACCAGTGTCCTTCGACATCCGGACGAACGACGCTCTACGGCAGCCCGAATACGCTCGTGGACGAGCTGCGGCTGCTGTCTGCAACCCTCCGTTCGCTGAACGCAACTGGGGCTACGACGAACTGACGCACAGTCCGAGCTGGGAGTACGGCGTGCCCGCCAGGCCCGAGTCGGAACTCGCCTGGCTCCAGCAGGCGCTCGCGCACGTCCGTCACGATGGAGCCGTGGTGATGCTGCTGCCTCCGGCAGTGGCGGCAAGGCCCTCAGGACGGCGCATCCGTGCGGAGCTACTCCGGCGCGGAGCCCTGCGCGCGGTGGTCTCCTTGCCGCCAGGTGCCGCCGCGCACTATGCGCTAGCCCTGCAACTGTGGGTGCTAAAGCGCCCGGGGCAAGATGCGCCGGCGCAGCGTCTGCTGATGGTGGATGCGGCTGGACGCGAGGCGGCGGGCCCGTGGCGAGCCGATGATGCCGGGTGGGCGACCGTCCGCGGTCTCGTCATGGAAGCCTGGACAGACTTCACAGCGGATCCCGACGGATTCGGTGAACGTGAGGGCCCCGCCTCATGGGGCGGCGTAGCGCGTGCGGTGCCGGTGATAGATCTCCTCGATGAGGAAGTCGATCTCTCGCCCCGCCGACACCTGCCACTGCCCACTGTGCCTGGAATCTCCCGGGCTCAGCTCATCTCCAAGCATCAGCGTTTGAGCGCGATACTGTCCGAACTCATCCGCCAGCTCCCTGAAGTGCCGAGCCCGCCGACACTCGCCCCGACTGTCGTGGCAGACGCAAGGACGGCGACACTCGACGAACTCGCAAAGTCCGGCGCGCTGTTCCTGCGGCGTGCAGCGCCGACTGCTGCTGGGCGGGGCGCCGAGGAGGTGGCCGAGAATTTGATTGAAGGTCGGGTTCTGACTGCTGGGGACGTTCTGCGCGGACAGACGCCCTCAAAGGTTGATCAGATTCCCGCCGACGAGCTACGCAACCCGCCCATCCGGCAAGGGGACGTCCTCATCCCTACCCTCGGCGACCGGATGGTCGCCAGAGTGGCCACGGCGGACGATGCGGGAGCCTACCTGTCACCCACTGTCTACCTGGCCCGAGTCGACCCGTCCGTGCTCGACCCGTGGTTCGTCGCGGGCTACCTGTCGAGTAGTGACGGCAGCCGACAGGCTGAGCGACTGACCAGCACCCTGGGTGCGTCGACGCGATTCGAACCACGTCGAGTGCGGGTGCCGCTTCTCCCTCTGGACACCCAGCGGGCATACGGCGATGAGTTCCGCCGTCTCGCCGAGTTCAACCGGACGCTAAGTGCGGCCCATGACCTGGGTCAGCAATTGGTACGCGATGCCACCGATGCGATCACTGCGGAGCTTAGTGGGGTTGGGGATGGCCCATGCGCGCTCAGCTTCGCGGCGGAGCCGGTCAGAGCTACCTGA
- a CDS encoding type I restriction-modification system subunit M gives MSDTTTPKNLADLIWKVADLLRGDYKQADYGKVILPFTVLRRLECVLEPTREAVLKEKERWSGKSMDITPFLRKEAQHRFFNSTGHTLKSVADAPEQGAANLIRYVNGFSENAREVFDRYRFAEQIGKLAEAKLLHLVVSKFADTDLHPKVVSNHEMGYLFEELIRKFSEASNETAGEHFTPREVIKLMAGLLIAPDLDEIKVPKASRTVYDPACGTGGMLSAAEDFILEHNATANVFAFGQELNPESWAICRSDLMIKDQEPDNIKLGNSFSDDRLRYQKFDYMLSNPPFGVEWKKVKDEVEQEREDLGWRGRFGAGLPRINDGSLLFLQHMIDKMKPVSEGGSRCAIVFNGSPLFTGAAGSGESEIRRWILEKDLLEAVVALPDQLFYNTGISTYFWILTNRKDAAHKGKVMLIDARDQWAKMPKSLGDKRKLITDQQIDDIMRLYAEAPTAAADPEHELHAKVKIFGNRYFGYRRITVERPLKLRFEVTAEMLTELEATLAAGKTTAKYEYREQLIVALRSLVGETPTFKKIEFATALRGAYAAGGVDKPPTAVEKAVWAALSVRDPHGEVQLKKGDPEPDPELRDNENVPLDEDIDAYMKREVLSHVPDAWVDHEKTKVGYEIPFTRHFYVYQPPRPLEKIDAELKSLEAEIQALLGEVTG, from the coding sequence GTGAGCGACACCACCACACCCAAGAACCTGGCCGACCTGATCTGGAAGGTAGCCGACCTGCTGCGGGGCGACTACAAGCAGGCGGATTACGGCAAGGTCATCCTGCCGTTTACCGTGCTGCGGCGGCTGGAGTGCGTCCTTGAGCCGACCAGGGAAGCAGTGCTCAAGGAGAAGGAGCGCTGGTCCGGCAAGTCCATGGACATCACGCCGTTCCTTCGAAAGGAGGCCCAGCACCGATTCTTCAACTCCACCGGACACACCCTGAAGTCGGTCGCTGACGCGCCCGAGCAGGGAGCCGCCAACCTCATCCGATACGTCAACGGCTTTTCCGAGAACGCCCGCGAGGTCTTCGACCGATACCGCTTCGCAGAGCAGATCGGCAAGCTCGCGGAGGCGAAGCTGCTGCATCTGGTCGTCTCGAAGTTCGCCGACACGGATCTGCATCCCAAGGTGGTCAGCAACCATGAGATGGGCTACCTCTTCGAGGAGCTGATCCGGAAGTTCTCCGAGGCCTCTAATGAGACAGCCGGCGAGCACTTCACCCCGCGCGAGGTCATCAAGCTGATGGCGGGTCTGCTCATCGCTCCTGACCTGGACGAGATCAAGGTTCCCAAGGCATCTCGCACTGTCTACGACCCTGCGTGCGGCACCGGCGGGATGCTCTCAGCCGCGGAAGACTTCATCCTCGAGCACAACGCCACGGCCAACGTCTTCGCATTCGGCCAGGAGCTCAACCCGGAGTCCTGGGCGATCTGCCGGTCCGACCTGATGATCAAGGATCAGGAGCCGGACAACATCAAGCTCGGCAACTCCTTCAGCGACGACCGGCTTCGCTACCAGAAGTTCGACTACATGCTCTCCAACCCGCCCTTCGGTGTGGAGTGGAAGAAGGTTAAGGATGAGGTCGAGCAAGAGCGTGAGGACCTGGGCTGGCGTGGCCGCTTCGGGGCTGGCCTGCCCAGGATCAACGACGGCTCCTTGCTGTTCCTGCAGCACATGATCGACAAGATGAAGCCCGTCAGCGAGGGCGGAAGCCGCTGCGCCATCGTCTTCAACGGCTCACCGCTGTTCACGGGGGCGGCCGGGTCTGGCGAGTCGGAGATCCGCCGTTGGATCCTGGAGAAGGATCTGCTTGAGGCGGTTGTCGCGCTGCCCGATCAGCTCTTCTACAACACCGGTATCTCGACGTACTTCTGGATCCTCACCAACCGCAAGGACGCTGCGCACAAGGGCAAAGTCATGCTGATTGACGCGCGAGACCAGTGGGCGAAGATGCCTAAGTCGCTCGGCGATAAGCGGAAGCTGATCACCGATCAGCAGATCGACGATATCATGCGGCTGTACGCAGAGGCGCCGACGGCTGCGGCTGATCCTGAGCATGAGCTGCATGCAAAGGTGAAGATCTTCGGTAATCGCTACTTCGGGTACCGCCGAATCACGGTCGAGCGGCCACTCAAACTGCGTTTTGAGGTCACAGCGGAAATGTTGACTGAGCTGGAAGCTACCTTGGCGGCAGGAAAGACTACCGCCAAGTATGAGTACCGCGAGCAGCTCATCGTCGCGCTGCGGAGTCTGGTGGGGGAGACGCCCACGTTCAAGAAGATCGAGTTCGCGACGGCCCTGCGGGGCGCGTATGCGGCTGGTGGCGTGGACAAGCCGCCGACCGCTGTCGAGAAGGCGGTGTGGGCCGCGCTGTCGGTGCGTGACCCGCATGGTGAGGTCCAGTTGAAGAAGGGCGACCCCGAGCCCGACCCGGAGCTGCGTGACAACGAGAACGTGCCACTGGACGAGGATATCGATGCGTACATGAAGCGCGAGGTCCTGTCGCACGTACCGGACGCTTGGGTGGACCACGAGAAGACCAAGGTGGGATACGAGATCCCCTTTACACGCCATTTCTACGTCTACCAGCCACCGCGTCCGCTGGAGAAGATTGACGCTGAGCTGAAGTCGCTGGAAGCCGAGATCCAGGCCCTTCTGGGCGAGGTGACGGGGTGA